From a single Arachis hypogaea cultivar Tifrunner chromosome 3, arahy.Tifrunner.gnm2.J5K5, whole genome shotgun sequence genomic region:
- the LOC112776551 gene encoding protein FAR1-RELATED SEQUENCE 5-like: MDFDLYSSDNDEESSEMSLGVCGSSGSSDDDDSTSLFGMGTIFTSEEEAYNAYKGFAWTRGFGVCKGDVGRVDGVLVRRDIFCHRQGTRSDKHYDRPERVREERLESRTNCKAKLKIYYDVHDNVWRVRKIIDEHNHNMAPTAVCNLLPSHRKMSDGDKAQVNSMKQFKIPTPKIMAYMAGQSGGYNMLRFTKRDLYNYDEEVRTYRWVLLNLLDVMGQRTPNLVVTDGKKAMRAAIAEVMPSAMHRLCAWHLEKNCVQRVKEAKFWKVFKKVIYANFDFDDLDRVVKDYQNNEVTAQFYSIYYTPVLNTGLDAIELSTSKLYTRAVFREVKKQIKGVATLLFQGRESISMTIVYSFSKMGRPDRVFKVLYDPNDRKIECECKMSDSYVIPCSHIFCVMKYEGMEEIPETLVLRRWCKIAKDCTTLKMENDSREQARLLRYNALYSTLSHVVTLGCKEVEDFALAQDAISNLVDILQQRCVKKDGNKVLPNNCAVKDPTMAATKGAPKREKTNLCASEEEPKPKRHCCTKCGVPGHTRRLCASHDAKAIPTGSKAPSSAFAESSFANEPKVTSSVANKVHH, translated from the exons ATGGATTTCGACCTTTACTCAAGCGATAATGATGAAGAGTCATCTGAGATGTCGTTGGGTGTATGTGGTTCTTCAGGGTcctctgatgatgatgatagtaCTAGCTTATTTGGCATGGGAACCA TTTTCACTTCTGAGGAGGAGGCTTACAATGCTTACAAGGGGTTTGCCTGGACAAGGGGTTTTGGTGTTTGCAAGGGGGATGTGGGACGGGTTGATGGTGTTTTGGTGAGGCGGGACATCTTCTGTCATCGTCAGGGCACGAGGAGTGACAAGCATTATGATCGGCCAGAACGAGTAAGGGAGGAGCGGCTAGAGAGTCGCACGAActgcaaagcaaaattaaaaatatactatGATGTCCATGATAATGTGTGGAGAGTGCGAAAGATTATTGATGAACACAACCACAACATGGCCCCGACCGCAGTTTGCAACCTGTTGCCAAGTCACCGAAAAATGAGCGACGGGGATAAGGCTCAAGTGAATAGCATGAAGCAATTCAAAATCCCTACCCCGAAGATAATGGCTTACATGGCAGGCCAATCGGGTGGCTACAACATGCTTCGATTTACAAAAAGGGATTTGTACAACTAT GATGAGGAGGTCCGCACTTACAGATGGGTTCTGCTAAACCTTTTGGATGTTATGGGTCAAAGAACACCGAACCTTGTTGTGACGGATGGGAAAAAGGCAATGCGCGCTGCCATTGCGGAGGTGATGCCTTCAGCCATGCACAGACTATGTGCATGGCATCTGGAGAAAAATTGTGTCCAACGGGTAAAGGAAGCTAAATTTTGGAAAGTATTCAAGAAGGTTATCTATGCAAACTTTGATTTTGACGA CTTGGATAGGGTCGTGAAAGATTATCAGAACAATGAGGTTACTGCACAATTTTACTCCATTTATTACACACCCGTGTTAAATACTGGATTAGATGCAATAGAGTTGTCTACGTCGAAGCTGTATACAAGAGCTGTTTTTAGGGAGGTTAAAAAGCAAATCAAGGGTGTCGCAACACTATTGTTTCAGGGAAGGGAGAGCATCAGCATGACCATCGTGTATAGCTTTAGTAAAATGGGTAGACCAGATCGTGTATTCAAGGTTTTGTATGATCCGAATGACCGTAAGATTGAGTGTGAGTGTAAGATGTCGGATAGTTATGTTATACCGTGTTCCCATATATTTTGTGTCATGAAGTACGAGGGTATGGAGGAAATTCCTGAAACACTTGTCCTTAGGCGCTGGTGTAAGATTGCAAAAGATTGTACAACGTTGAAAATGGAGAATGATTCAAGGGAACAGGCAAGACTGCTTCGATATAATGCACTATACTCAACTTTATCCCATGTTGTTACACTTGGTTGCAAAGAGGTTGAAGATTTTGCGCTTGCACAGGATGCTATATCAAACCTGGTTGATATATTGCAACAGCGCTGTGTGAAAAAGGATGGTAACAAGGTTTTGCCCAACAACTGTGCGGTCAAAGACCCTACGATGGCAGCTACAAAGGGTGCACCAAAGCGAGAAAAAACCAATTTATGTGCCTCAGAGGAGGAGCCTAAACCAAAGAGGCATTGTTGCACTAAGTGTGGGGTCCCCGGACATACAAGAAGATTATGTGCAAGCCACGATGCGAAGGCTATACCAACGGGATCAAAAGCACCATCATCAGCTTTCGCTGAGTCTTCATTCGCCAAT GAACCGAAGGTCACATCTAGCGTAGCCAACAAGGTGCATCATTAG